The DNA window CACAAGGTGAACAGATCTATACGGTTACGGCTGATTATGACATCACGATTGAGCTTGCTGGAGACAGCGAGAACGTCCTGACACATGACGGGACGATTTACGCGGGAAGCGGTAAGACTTTGAGCCTGACAATCAGCGGAGGCAATACGAAAGACGGCTACACGTTCAGGGGCTACAAGGCGAGTGCTGGAACGCTGACGGAATCGGGCGGGAAATATTCTCTGACAATGCCGGAAGGAAATGTAACGATAAGCGCGGAGTTTGTCGAGAATATCAGCTATATTGACGCAGACGGACAGAATGCAACGACCAGCGATTACACGGTACTAACGTCGAGCATGACGAGCCTGACCGCCGGAACGTATGTAGTGAAGGAGAACGTAACATTAAGTGCGCTGACATTAACGGGCGATGTGAATCTGATACTTTGCGATGGAGCGACACTGAGCGTTACGGGAAATGTCAGCGGGGCGAACTCCCTCGTGGTTTATGGGCAGGACAGCGGAACGGGAACACTCACAGCCGCGAATATAACCCTGACAGGTAACAAGAATTTATCTGTTTACGGCGGAAATTTGACGGCAGGGACGATTAGCGTTGCTGGTACGGTTACGGTGAAACGTGCAACGGTCAACAATGAGACGTATGACGCAAACGGCGACAGTACCACGAATTACACAGTAACGTTTGATTCCAACGGAGGAAGCGCGATTGATTCGCAGACGCTGAAATTCAAGTATGGCGGAATCGTAAAGGCAACGAAGCCAGCAGAACCGACACGAGATAATTACGGCTTTGTGGAGTGGCAGTTGAACGGAACGGCCTATGATTTCAGCACGGCTGTAACTGGAGACATGACGCTGACGGCTAAATGGACTGCAACCGAGTACACAATCACATACAACGGTACAGACGAAGCGACATTCACGGCTGCTAACCCGACGAAGTACACGGTCGAGACTACAACATTCACGCTGAACAATCCGACAAAGAACGGCTCAACGTTTGCGGGCTGGACAGGAACGGGGCTTAGTGGAGCTACAATGACCGTAGAGATCGCACAAGGCTCGACAGGTGCGAGGACTTACACGGCGACATGGACGGGCGGAGGTTCAGAAGCTGAAACGAATGCGCCGAGCTTCAAAACTTATCAGCTGAAACTTGAGGGAAGAATCGAAGTGATTTTCTACGCTGATATTCCTGAAAAATTCCGCAATTTCGATACGATTGTAATTTTTGATGTAAGCGGCGACAAATCGAATAATAATCCCCGTGTGTTTGATGAAGATTTCAAGAATGATTCGGGCAGTTATTACGGTTTCAAATGCGAAATAACTTCCGTGCAGATGGCAGACGTAATTACGGCGACTCTGAATTACAAAGACGGCAATGAGACAAAAACAACAACGCTGAAATGCCGGGCGAAAGATTATCTTGATTATGGCATAGAACACGAGACAGATGCAACAACACGTGAGCTTCTGAAAGCCATAAAAGATTACGGGCATTATGTACAGCCTTCCTTAGCGCAAGAAAATGGCTGGACCGTAGGAAAGGAACACGCCGAAATGGACTGCGCTACTGATGAAACGACTTTTGACGGCTATATTTCCGGCGCACAAAGTGATGTGTCGGCGAATTACGCTGCTGAAATCAGCTCAAACACTGCCGGAATAACAACAACATACCAGCTTGACCTTAAGAGCGATACGGAGATTTATGTTTATGTGTCTCCTGCTTCAAGTGTAAGCGCGACATATCTTGACGGTTCAGAGTACAGCGTTATTCAGGATGGCCGTTACTGTGTGAATATATCGGGAGTTTCAGCGCACCTTTTGGGCAGTCCTTATACAGTAACAGTGAAATACGGAGACAGCAATGAATTTAACATAAAAGTTTCGGCGTTGTCCTACGTAAATACAGTTTTGAGCAATTCAAGCGATTCAGTCATACGGAGGGCTGTAACCTCTCTGTACAGGTACTACACAGCGACAAAGGCATACAGGCAGGCTCACGGCTATAACGACTGAGCAGAAACAGAAAGGAGGCGTAATGTTATGGCTCGGAAAGCGGAATACAAGAGGCTTGAAATCGAGGTCATAGATTACGAGTACGAGGACGTAATCACCACGAGCGGGGGTACTGGCGGCGGAACAAAAACGCCCGAATACCCCATTACGGGTAGCAGTTACAGCTTGTTTTAATGTGTGGAATGAGCAGGGTAATGGAAACATTTTAACCCTGCTTTTCTCAACAAAACGAACCATGAGTAATGTTTATAGAATAGCGGACAAGAACATAAAAATAACCTCTCTGTTCTCGTTCATACACGTTTATTGCAAAGGATATGAGACAGAGTGCGAGCCGGATTTCGAGATAGAAATCACAGATAATGACATAAAAGCGGAAAGCCGAACACTTCAGGTCGAATCGGCAGGAGGCTGGCTTGAAATCTCAGCAGTATACAGGAAGATAGCGGAAATAATGCCGAAGTATGACACGCTGATGATACACGGCTCTGCGGTTTCAGTTGACGGAGAAGGCTATTTGTTCACGGCGAAAAGCGGAACAGGAAAATCAACACACACGAGATTATGGCGCGAACTTTTAGGAAGCCGTGCTGTGATGGTGAATGATGATAAGCCGTTTATCAGGATTTCAGAAGACGAAGCGAGGATTTACGGAACGCCTTACTGCGGCAAGGAAGGACTGAACACGAATATGTCAGTACCGTTGAAGGCGATATGCGTTCTTGAGCGTTCGGAGACGAATCGGATTAGGCAGGTTGACTTCAGCAACGTGTACCCGATTTTAGTTCAGCAGACATATCACCCGTCAGATAGGGAGATGTTTAACAGGACACTTGAATTGTTGGACAGACTAAGCCGACATGTGAGTTTTTACAGGCTTGCCTGCAACACAGAACTAGAAGCGGCAGAAATTTCTTATAACGCAATGAAAGGATACACAGACAATGAGATTGAAAGACGAATTTTTAACCCACACGAGCGGCGGTGAAGCGTATTTAGTGCCGTCAGGGAATTTAGCATTTCGTGGATTAGTGAAGGGTAATGAAACGCTCGGAGAAGTCATTGGATTTTTGAAGACGGACACGACGGAAACTCAAATCGTGAAAAACCTGCGTAAAAAATATGACGCGCCAGCCGGGACAATAGAATTTGACGTGAGAAAAGCAGTTGAAGTATTGCGTAGCGTGGGAGCATTAATTGAGTAGCCTCGAAAAATATTTATCGGAACAAGGGCGAGTGATCTCTGCGAATGTAGGAGTGAGTATGCTGCCGTTACTGCGTGAGGGCAAAGATTTATTTTTCATCGAGAAGAAAGGCGCGGAACGCTGCAAAGTTGGGGACGTAGTTTTGTATCGCCGAAAGCGTCAGTATGTACTGCACCGAATAATCGAGGTTAGGCCGAAAGATTATGTAATACTAGGCGACAACTGCGCGATTAAGGAATACGGGATCAAGGACAGCGATATTTTAGCGGTGATGACATCTTTTATTCGCAACGGCAGAGAACACAGTGTGAATGAACTTGCGTACAGGATATATTCATTTGTGTGGCTGAGAAGTGCGCCGATCAGAATATACCTGAGACAGAGAATAATTCCCATGATAAAAAGGCTGATACGGAGATGAAAATAGCAGAGACAGTAATCTATCTAGCCTCATGCGCTGTGAATGGGACTAAGCCGGAGACAGCTAAAATAGCGGGAATGGATTTAGATTTGTTGTTCTCGTTTGCCTCGTATCACATGCTGAGTGCTGTTGTAGCTATGGCACTGGAGAGAGCTGGCTGTAAAGATGGACGCTTGAAGAATGCAATTTCTTTTTCAGTGAGGAAGGCCACATTTTTTGAAGCAGCGAATCATTCCGTATTGAAAAGTCTTAATGAAGCTGGTATCTGGTACATGCCGCTGAAAGGAGCAGTGCTGAAGAATTATTATCCTCGTTTCGGAATGCGTGAGATGTCTGATTACGATATTTTATTTGACGTAGCGCGGGCTGATGATGTGAGAAGGATCATGAAGGGACTAGGCTTCACGGTTGAGATTTTTGGAACAGGCAATCACGATGTATATTACAAGAAGCCGTTATGCAACTTTGAAATGCACCGGGAGTTATTCAGTGTTGCCTTTGATGAAAGGATATATGATTACTATGCTGACGTAAAAAGCCGCCTTATAAAGGATGAAGGGGACAACAGCGGTAATCATTTCAGCCCTGAAGATTTTTACGTGTACATGACGGCGCACGAGTACAAACATTATTCAGCCGGAGGAACAGGATTACGCTCACTGCTTGATATGTATGTGTTCCTGAAGCATTTTGAAGGAATGCTTGATTTTGACTATATTTCGGAGGAAATAAAGAAGCTGGGAATTTCGTATTTCGAGAAGACGAACCGCTCACTAGCTGTAAATCTTTTCGGTTGTCATGAACTAATGGAAGACGATCGAGAAATGTTCAAATACATTCTGAACTCAGGAGCTTACGGAACATTGGAGAATAGTGTCAGCAACAAAGTAAAAAGATTTGGCGGTGGAACTATGGCAAAAATGAAATTTATGCTTTTAAGAATTTTTCCGCCTATTTATCACTCTTACTTGTTGTATCCTTTTCTGATAATATACCGTCTAATTAAAGCATTAACTTGGAGATGGCGGGAAACATTGCAAGAGGTAAAAATATTATTTCGCTCAAAATGAAAGTTCATAGTATTATAAATACCATAACTCGCAGTGTTTGAGCCAGTTTAGGCATAATAGGCGGCTGTATCTATAGACAATGAAAGGTTTTTAGCTTGATGAACACATTGTCGCTCAAGCTCATTTTGCGTAAGTGTCTGGCGGTGTCAAATTTTTTACCTTCCGCCCACGTTCCTTACCAATAGCGATACCTTCTTTAATGCCGACATTGTAAATAGTCTTGCCTTCATGTTCAAGAACCTGACCGCCCATAATATCGTTCACTCCCTTTCGGACATTTTTATATTTAGCGGCTAAATTTTCAAGCACCTTTTTACTCATATCGAGAATGGTTCTTCTGTAATAAGCTGATATTAATCCATCACCCATAGCTTTTTCAAGCCTAAGCATAAAGTCAACATATATACTTTTCAAAGTCTCTAATGCT is part of the Synergistaceae bacterium genome and encodes:
- a CDS encoding PqqD family protein, with the translated sequence MKDEFLTHTSGGEAYLVPSGNLAFRGLVKGNETLGEVIGFLKTDTTETQIVKNLRKKYDAPAGTIEFDVRKAVEVLRSVGALIE
- a CDS encoding S26 family signal peptidase, encoding MLPLLREGKDLFFIEKKGAERCKVGDVVLYRRKRQYVLHRIIEVRPKDYVILGDNCAIKEYGIKDSDILAVMTSFIRNGREHSVNELAYRIYSFVWLRSAPIRIYLRQRIIPMIKRLIRR
- a CDS encoding nucleotidyltransferase family protein, which gives rise to MAEKCADQNIPETENNSHDKKADTEMKIAETVIYLASCAVNGTKPETAKIAGMDLDLLFSFASYHMLSAVVAMALERAGCKDGRLKNAISFSVRKATFFEAANHSVLKSLNEAGIWYMPLKGAVLKNYYPRFGMREMSDYDILFDVARADDVRRIMKGLGFTVEIFGTGNHDVYYKKPLCNFEMHRELFSVAFDERIYDYYADVKSRLIKDEGDNSGNHFSPEDFYVYMTAHEYKHYSAGGTGLRSLLDMYVFLKHFEGMLDFDYISEEIKKLGISYFEKTNRSLAVNLFGCHELMEDDREMFKYILNSGAYGTLENSVSNKVKRFGGGTMAKMKFMLLRIFPPIYHSYLLYPFLIIYRLIKALTWRWRETLQEVKILFRSK